GAGCGCCCGCCATGGGGTGCAGGGTGAAGGCGCTCATGCCCGTGAGTTCGCAGAGCATGCGCTCGGTTTCGTACATGACCTCAAGCGCGCCCTGCGTATACAGACCGGCACTCTTGATCTGGGGCAGCAGCGGGTGCAGCCTTGAGAAACCGGGCAGCGCAGCTACCTGTTCGGTGAACTTGGGGTTGTACTTCATGGTACAGGAGCCAAGCGGGTAGAAGTTGGAATCAACCCCGTAGTTCAGGCGGCTTAGACGGGTGAAGTGACGCACCACGTCCAGTTCGCTCATTTCCGGCAGTGCGGGCCGCTTGGCGCGCAGCAGGTTCTTGGGGATGAAAGATTCCGCGCGTTCTTCCGGCATGGGGGGCAGACAGGCGGTACGTCCGGGGACGGATTGTGCGAATGCGGTCTTCATTACAGTATCCCTCCCAGCATTTCGGCCAGAATGCCGACCTGTTCAAAGGTGTGTTTTTCCGTGCAGGCAACGAGCAGGACGTCGTCCATATCCTTGTAGTAGCGTCCGAGCGGCACACCTGCCACGAAGCCGCGTTCCACCAGCTTGTCCACGGCCTCAAAGGCGCTGATGGGCAGACGGATGGCCACTTCGTTGCCGAAGGGCGCGTCGTTCAGCAGTTCAACACCGGGAATGGCGGTCAGGCGGTCTGCAAGATAGTGGGTGCGCTCCATGGAAAGCTCGGCCGTGCGGATAAGCCCTTCGGGGCCCAGCAGGCACATGTGGATAAGCGCGCGCAGTGCGCACAGGGCCTGGTTGGAGCAGATGTTGGAAGTCGCCTTGGCGCGGCGGATGTGCTGTTCGCGGGCCTGCAGGGTGAGCACGTAGCCGGTGCGGCCTTCAAGGTCTTCGGTGCGGCCGACAATGCGGCCGGGCATCTGGCGGACCAGCTTTTCGGTGCATGCCATGATGCCGAGGTAGGGGCCGCCGAAGGACAGGGGCTGGCCGAGGCTCTGGCCTTCTGCCACGGTGATGTCTGCGCCCATTTCGCCGGGGGTCTTCAGAACGGACTGCATGACCGGATACACGGAAATGACGCCAAGGGCCTTCTTCTCGTGTGCATGGGCAAAGAGTTCGGTGAAGTCGTTGACATTGCCGAAGAAGTTGGGGTTCTGCACCACCACGGCTGCGCATTTGTCGTCAATGGCGGCCTTCAGTCCCTCGATGTCGGTCATGCCGTCCATATGCGGCACGGTGACGAACTCGATATTGAGGTTCGAGGTGTAGGAGGTGAGCATGGTCCGGTAGATGGGACTCACTGCCTCGGAGACGACGATCTTGTTCCGCTTGGTGGCGCGCACTGCCATCATCATGGCTTCGAAGATGGCGGAGCCGCCGTCATAAACGGATGCGTTGGATGCGTCCATGTCCAGAAGGCGGCATACCGCAGTCTGGAACTCGAAAATGGCCTGCAGCGTTCCCTGCGAGGATTCGGGCTGGTAGGGCGTGTAGGCCGTGTAGAATTCGCCGCGGGAGATGAGCGCGTCTACGGCTTTGGGGATATGATGATCGTAGAAACCGGCACCGAGGAAGCTGACGAGGTCGGTACGGTTCTTTCCGGCCAGTTCTTCAAAGTACGAGCAGACTTCCATTTCGCTCATGCCTTCCGGCAGGTCGAAGCTCTTGGGCCGCATGTTGGCGGGAATGTCTGCGAAAAGATCTTCCATGGTGGTGACGCCGATGACGTCCAGCATGGCCTTCAGGTCTTCCTGAGTATGAGGAACGAAAGGCATAGGGCCTCCTGTGGCCTGTGCGTTGGAAAACGCGTGTCTCTGCCGTTGGCAGGGTCATGCAGTTGCCTGCATTTGCATGGGGAGCGGGAAGTCTACATGATCCGCTCCCGCCTGGAAGACAGGGAAGGGCGTCGTGTGTTCAGGCAGCGGGGTACCGTTTTGCTGATTGGCAGGGCAGGGATGCACTTGCAGGGCACATGTATGCTGTGACCGTCCGGAACAGATCATTCTGTGCGGAAGCGGGACAACGCCGACATGTGCTTGTCATATTGCAAGGGCGCATCGGCACAGCCAATGCGAAAAGACCCGCCCCGGATTCTGCAAGAGGAAGCAGGCTCGGGACGCACCTTGTACCCGCGGCCGAAGCCGCGCCTAGTGGTCTTCGCTGGCAGCCAGTTCCGCGTATTCGGTGGCGGAGAGCAGGTTGGCGGGTTCGTCGGAAATGCGAACCTTGATCAGCCAGCCGTCTTCGAAAGCCGATTCGTTCACCTTTTCGGGGTTGTCTTCAAGGGCTTCGTTCACGGCAATGACTTCACCGCTTACAGGGGCGTACAGTTCGCTGGCAGCCTTGACGGACTCGATGGAGCCCATTTCCGTGCCGGCTTCCACAGTGTCACCCACGGCAGGCAGTTCGACGAAGGTGATGTCGCCGAGCAGTTCCTGTGCGTAATCGGTAATGCCGATGACTGCAGTGTCGCCGTCAATGTCGGCCCATTCGTGGGATTTGCTGTAGAGAAGATTCTCAGGGGTTTTCATAGAGGGAAGCCTCCTGCGTTAGGTGTTGTTGTGGTTGTGGTTTGCGGGGAAAACCCCGCGAGTGATTCTTGGTTCTGCATACCCTTGGACTCGGCTATGGGCAAGTCCCCGGTGTGTGTTTTCTGCAAAAAAAGCTTTGTTTAGTGATCAAAGCCTCAGATGGCTGTGAAAAACAAATGGCCAGCGCACACTTGGGTGGGGCTGGCCATTTGCAGTATTCAGTCTGTGTTATTCTGCAGACTTCTCGAGGGTGACACCCAGAGACTGGATCTCATCCAGAAGAGTCTGCTTGCGGATGGGTTTTACGATGTAGCTGATGGCATCGCCAAGGAAGAATGCATCGTGCACTTCCTTGTTATCATCAAGTCCGGAGATCATGATGACCTTGGTGGCCTTGTCGCCAGCTATGCCCATTTCTTTTTCAACTTCACGGATTTCGCGCAGGGCATCCTGCCCGTCCATGTTGGGCATCATGATGTCGAGCGTGATGACATCATAGGGTTCACCGTCTTTGAGGGCAGCACGGAACGCCTCCACACCTTCCTCTCCGTCAGCCGCAACTTCGACATATCCGTAGGGGTGCAGAATTTTCTGAACCAGCCTGCGGCTGTCAAAGTCATCATCAATGACAAGAAATTTCATTCAATTCCTCCAAATGTTCCAGAGAGGTATCGCGCGTAACTCTACTCTCCATCCTTGCGGTCGTCAACACGCTTAGGCACCTGCGGCGGCAAACGCATCGGCCACAATCTGCCGTGCCTCCGCCTGCAGGGTTTTCAGGTGTTCGGGGCCGGCAAAGCTCTCTGTGTAAATCTTGTACACGTCTTCCGTGCCTGAAGGACGGGCGGCAAACCAGCCCTCTTCAGTTACAACCTTCAGCCCGCCTATGGGCGCGCCGTTTGCCGGAGCACTGGTAAGTTTGGCCGTTATGGGGTTGCCCGCCAGCGTGTCGGCGCGCACGGCGGACGGGTCCAGATTTTTCAGCGCCTTTTTCTGCTCCGGGTTGGCCGGTGCCTCAAGGCGTTCATAAATGGGGGTGCCGTGGCGCTCTGTAAGCGCAGTATACTGCTGCTGCGGGTCCTTGCCGGTAACGGCAAGAATCTCGCAGGCCAGAAGGTTCATGATTATGCCGTCCTTGTCGGTGGACCACACCTTTCCGTTCTTGCGCAGGAAGCTTGCTCCCGCGCTTTCTTCGCCACCGAAACCATACGAGCCATCGATAAGGCCGCTGACGAACCACTTGAAGCCGACAGGCACTTCGCTGACCGTGCGGCCCAGCTCCTTACCTACCCTGTCAATCATGGAGCTCGATACCAGTGTCTTGCCTATGGAGGCATCCGGCCGCCAGTTGGGACGGTGCGTAAACAGATACTGAATGGCAGCGGCAAGATAGTGGTTGGGATTCATCAGTCCGGTTTTGGTCACAATGCCGTGCCTGTCCGTATCCGGGTCGTTGCCGCAGGCAATGTCGTAGGAGGCGCTCATGTGTATCAAGTTGCTCATGGCCCATGGCGATGAGCAATCCATGCGGATCTTTCCATCCTTGTCCACGGGCATGAAGCGGAACGTGGGGTCCGTCTCCTTGTTCACGACTGTGATATCCAGCTTGTATCGCTTGGCAATGGGTTCCCAGTAGGCAAGACCGGCACCGCCGAGCGGGTCTACGCCGATCTTCAGTCCGGCCTTGGATATGGCGTCCATGTCGAGGATGGAGGCGAGGTCGCGGACGTAGGGAGAAATATAATCGTACGAACGGGTTGTATCCGCCTTGCGAGCACGGGAAAGGGGAATGCGCTGTACGTCCCTGTTGGCGGTGCTGAGCAGCTCGTTTGCACGGCGCTCAATCCACACGGTGGCATCGGTATCCGCAGGTCCGCCGTGCGGGGGATTGTACTTGAATCCGCCATCGGCAGGCGGGTTGTGCGAGGGCGTTATGACAATGCCATCCGCAAGGCTGCCGCCCGCCGCGTTGAAAGACAGAATGGCGTGGGAAATGACGGGCGTGGGAACGTAGCCGTCCTGCGCATCAATGCAGACAGTCACGCCGTTTGCGGCCAGCACTTCCAGAGCCGTGTCGTGGGCTGGTTCAGAGAGGGCATGCGTATCCCTGCCCATGAAGAGTGGCCCGCTAATGCCGTTCTGCCTGCGGTAGTCACATACCGCCTGTGTGATGGCAGCAATATGTGCCTCGTTGAAGCTGCATTTCAGCGAGCTGCCCCTGTGGCCCGATGTGCCGAAAGCCACTCTCTGCGCGGGTTCCTGCATGTCGGGTTGCAGCGTGAAATAGGCGGAGACCAGCTTGGGAATATTGACGAGCAGTTCGGGTGGGCACTTCTTGCCTGCGAGCGGATGGATGGCCATGCGGATTCCTGTTCAGGTATGCGGTTACAAACGGATCATGGAGCAGTTCTATACCTGTAACAAACCAGAATCTCAAGACATGGTGCGAAGTTATAACATGGAGTGCAATGAAATACCGGAGAGAAGGACGGGTGTCTGGCGAGAACCTCTTATGTTTACGGTATATTCTAAGTATGTTGATCTCTTAGCCAGAATGCCGTCGCTTCGCTCCGTTATGCACAGATATAAGCAATACGCATGCCACTGGAGGGGGAATGTGATCGCGCCGGCGGGCCATCGCACACAGCAACGCATGCTGATATAAAAGAGTATTATATCAGTGTGTTGAATCGTTGATTATTGCGTTTCCCGAGAGCAGGTCGTCTATGCGGGAGAGGTAGCTATTTACCTCTGAAATAGTCTGATGAATGCCAAGGCGAAGGCTGGGGAAAATATGCATGGCTTGCGTCAAATCTTCGTTGCGGGCGGCGTCTTCCAGCTCTTTTGCCATTTGGGCAAGCGCTGCAGCTCCTATGTTCCTGATGGAAGATTTTACGGAATGGGTAAGGCGCTCAAGTTCCCTGCAGTTTCCTTTCATAAGACATTCTTCAAGCGCGGTTGTCGTGCCCGGCATGGTCTGGGCATAGAGCGTGAGCAACGTGATTATGACATTCCTTCTGCCTGAAAGCAGACGGCTGATTTCATCGAAATCGGAGAGTTTGGTCGCCGGAGATACCGCTTGCTCCTCGGCCTGAGTTTTCACGGGGACATATTCCAGACCCCGGTGGGGGAAAATGTCGAGGAGTAGCTGGCGCAGGTCTTCAATCGCAAGCGGCTTGGAAAGACAGGCATTGAAACCGGCTTCTGCAAATCTGGGCTGCTCCTCGGAACGGATATGTGCGCTCAGAGCGATGAGAGGAATGTGCGGAGAAACAGCAGGAAGGGTGCCGGACCGTATTTTTCTGGCAGTGTCTATCCCGTCCAGAACCGGCATCTGTATATCCATGAGCACGAGGTCGAATTCCTGCTTTTCCAGAAGTTCCAGCGCCTTTTCTCCGTTTTCGGCGATGGTGGCCACATGATTGTCTAACTCCAGCATCTGGGCAATGACGATCTGGTTAAAAGGATTGTCTTCGGCAACAAGGATGCGAAGTCCCTCTATAACCTTGCGCATGGAGTTATCCGGCTTCCGTGAAGGTAGCGGAGCTTCATTGCCTTTGTATTGTCCGAAGGGGATGGAGACGTGAAACGTTGTTCCCGCCCCCACGGTGCTGCTGACGTTGATTTCTCCACCCATCATTTCGATAAGGTGTTTAGATATGGCAAGGCCGAGGCCAGCGCCGCCGAACTTGCGGGTAATAGAGCCGTCAGCCTGTGCAAAGCTCTGGAATATGAGAGAAAGCTTGTTCTTGGGAATGCCGATTCCCGTATCCCGGATGGTGAAACTGAGCCACTCGGGAACATCCTGAAGTGCCTGCTGCTTTTCTGTGGCTGCGTTGCCGTCGTTTGAAAGGGCTTGTAATTCGGCGTGTGATTGCCGTGAGTCAGCGGAGGTATTCGTGATAGAGGCGCCATATTCCTGACGTTCGGGGGATACCCCGATGGTCACGGAGCCAGTATCCGTAAATTTGACGGCATTGCCCACAAGGTTGATCAATACCTGCCGTAGCCTGTCCCTGTCGCCGACAACGCGCAGAGGTACGTCCGGCGTACAATCGGTGATAAGATGAATACCCTTGTTCTGTGCTTCAACCCTGAGAAGATCCTGAATGCCGCTGACAAGCTTGCGCGGGCTGAAGTCCGTATATTCCAGATCGATGGCTCCTGCTTCTATCCGGGCAAAATCAAGGAGCTGGTTGAGCAGTTTGAGCAGTGATGAAGCGGCGTCCCTGAGTACCTGCAGATTGTGTACTTTTTTCGGATCTGTCTCCATGCGCAGGTTCATATCGGCCATGCCCAGTATCGCCGTCATGGGGGTTCTGATCTCGTGGCTGATGTTGGCAAGGAATTGACTTTTTGCACGGTTGGCCATTTCAGCCGCTTCCTTGGCCTCTATGAGCAGATTTTCTGCTTCTTTCTGCAAGGTGATGTCATGGATGAATCCTTCAAACCCCGGTGTGCCTTCGGGGGTGTTGAACACTCTGGCGTTTTCAACTACCCATAAATTTTTTCCTGTAAAGGTAACAACCTGCGCTTCAAAATTGTGGATAAAGCCGTACTTGTTCATGCGGCGCAGGAATTCTCTGCGGCTTTCCGGCCTTGCATAGAAGGCGTCCAGCTTGTCCTGCAAGGCTGCCCGCATCTCTTCTTCGCAGGAGTATTCGAACATGCTGACCAGGGCCGGATTCAAACTGAGCAGCTTGCCTTCTTCCGTGCTCTGATAAATGCCATACGGAGCATTGCTGAAAATGGTTCTGTAGTTTTCTTCTGCAACGGCCAGTGCGGCCAGAGTTCTCTGCTGGTCGGTGATGTCTTCAAAGCTGTCCACAGCGCCGATTATGTTGCCGGCGGAATCAAAAAGGGGTTCCCTGTTCTTGATGACAGTGCGGACAGATCCTGATCGGGTACGGATTTCATACTGGATGCCACGGCTGGAAACGGGGCCGATGGTGTGGCCTATGGTACCGGAATTCACATAGAAAAAGCTGTAGTGCCTCCCTATGGCTTCTTCTGACGGGTAACCGGTAATTTCTTCCGCCCTGTTGTTCCAGGCGGTAACCAATCCGCTTTGATTCAGTGAGACGATGGCGCTCGGTATGACCATGTTGACCTTCTCGGCCTGACTGCGCAGCGCAACCTCCCTTTCTTCGGCACTCTTTCTGTCCCGTATTTCCTGCTGCAGCAGGGTGTTCTGCAGCTGGATACGTTCTCTGTTGTTGCTTGCCTCTTCAAGGCGCGCTTTGAGTGATGTGTTACGCAGGTCCAGCCGGACTGCAAGCAGCGCGGTAACAAGCGTGGCCGAGGCTATGAGTGATAGCAGAAACAGTTTCAGTTGCGGGTGAGCAAGGCCGTATACATCGTCGATTTCAAAAACAGATACCAGTTCATAGGATGAGTTGGGAATGGAAAGCCGTATGGCCTGCAGCTTTGGCAGAAGAGAGCCGTCACCGCCTGCAAAAGGGAGCGGCTCTATGTATCCCAGCCGCAACCCCGTGAGTTTGTATGCCGGAAACTGCGCGGGGCTGTCATCCGAGATGGGGATGGGAGGATTATCGGGATGCAGCAGGAAGGACTTGTGAGGGGTGTCTGTGGAGAATTGTGAGAGATATGCTTTCAGAGAGTGTACAGGAATGGAACTGAAAATATGCCCTACAACTATTCCATCATGTATGTATGGAAGTGTTATGATAATATTCTTTGAATTTCCGGTATATATCCGGGTTGTTTCGGCTTTTTGATAGTTGCTGTCATCTTGCTGGAGGGTGAAATCCGAGTTGCAGTAGTCAGCTGATGGATACTTTTTGAGAATGTTTAATGAATTGTCTGTGGACTTGTAACCTATGTGACAGTAAATCGGCGTTCCATTGATTACATTCAGGAAGAGAAAACGCTCGAACTGATTTTCCATGAGACTGATGCTGGCTTCCAGACCGTATTGACGAGGCATCCCCAGATCTTTTGTTCTGTAATATGCTGCCAGAGAGGGGTGCTGTGCCAGTTCGGTAATGTCGACAAGTTTGGTCTGAAAGAAATAGGAGATGGCGTGTGCTTCGCTGTTGGCTGAAGAAAGAAGGTGATGTCTGTTGGTATTGCTGAGAACAATATTCTGCTGATGCAGTTTTGCAATAAGCCAGAACAGGAATATCCCGACCGTAAATACGGCGGCATACAGGGCCAACCTTGTGTGTCGGGATATCTTTGTCAGAGAAGTATAATCATTCTTCATCGGCGTGATTCTGCTTCTCAATGAATGCTTCTACGTTTCGAACTGCTTCAGGGTAGTATCTGTTGATAATGACATCATAGCTGCCATCATTCATGCAACTATGCAGGAATGCGTTGAACGCTTCAAGGAGTTCTTCAGACTCAGGGGCAAAGGCAACAGCGATACGCTGTTTATCGGATATGGGGCCTATTACCTTGAGCTTGCCGGGCCAGATGCCGAGAAGGACGAGGGCATCCGGTTCATCAGTCAGAATAGTATCGGTGTTGCCTTGCAACAGCGCACCTATGTGGTCGTGAGCGGAGGAACCATAATGTATGATGTGAGCCCCGAATTCTTCAAGGCCGTACAGTGCCGGGTCGATGGAGGTGTCTTTTGCCCCTGCCACACTCCGCCCCTTGAGCTGTTTCTTGACGGCCTGAATATCTTCTTCGGTATGTCCTGATGGGGTGATGGGGACAAGGGGTAATTCGGCTCTTGTCATGAGCCATACCTGGGTGGGAAAAGTAGGGATGGAAAAGCGGACGATTTTTTCCCGCCAGGGTGCAACCGTCAGGCCTGCTGCGGCAATGTCTCCGCGTATGGGGGTGCTGCCGGCGTATGTCATCCCCTTGCCTGTAAGGTGGTATTGCCTGCCCGTAAGGTCGGCGAACATTCTTGTATGCGGGGATTCCACAAACTCGTAGCGCACTCCCAGATGCTGGGCAAAGAGCTTGATGATGTCTACATCCATCCCGTTATGGTTGGGAGTGACAAACTGTGAGTAGGGAAAGCCCAGATGCCGCAGGGTGCCGCGTTCGCGGATTTCCTTCAGCGTCACGGCCCATGAGGATTGGACGCCGGTGCAGAAGAGCAAAAGAAAAACGCCGAGGATTGTCTTGAAGGACAAAAATCCCCGGCGTTTGCTGTTCTGTGGCATGTAATCCTCCGGTGTGCGGCGCTGCGGACGCAGGGCCTTGGTTCACTGGAGGAGTACTACACCATTACACGTTGAAAAGGAAGTGAACCACGTCACCATCCTTCACTATGTATTCCTTGCCTTCCGACCGCAGCACACCCACCGAGCGGCAGGCTGCTTCCGTCTTGTGCTGGACGTAATCGTTGTAGCCGATAACTTCTGCACGGATGAAGCCGCGTTCGAAGTCGGAGTGGATGACACCGGCTGCCTGCGGTGCGGTCCAGCCGTTGCGGATGGTCCACGCGCGCACTTCCTTCACGCCTACGGTGAAGTAGCTGATCAGGCCGAGGGTGTGGTAGCCGGTGCGGATAACCTGCACAAGGCCGCTTTCGCTGATGCCAAAGGATTCCAGCATCTCCTGAGCTTCGGCTTCATCAAGCCCCTGCAGCTCTTCTTCAACCTTGGCGCAGATCTTGACTATGTCGCAACCGCGGGATGCGGCGAATTCTGCGAGACGCTGCACGTGGGCGTTGTCTTCCAGCAGGCCGCCTTCATCCACGTTGGCGCAATAGATGATCTTTTTGTCGGAAAGCAGTGCCAGTTCCTTGAACTGCGCGGCAAGGCAATCGATCTTGCGGTCGGGGAAAGTGGAGGCAGGTTTGCCTTCGTTCAGATAGGCAAGCAGACGTTCCATGGCTTCCACGGTGGGGCGCATGGTCTTGTCGCCTTTGGAGGCACGCTGCAGTTTGTCCAGACGTTTTTCAACGGCCTGAATGTCTGCCAGCAGCAGTTCCGTTTCAATGGTTTCGATATCGCGCAGCGGGTCTACCGAGCCTTCAACGTGCGTGATGTTATCGTCCTCAAAGCAGCGGACAACTTCGAGAATGGCTGCTGCTTCACGGATGTTGCCGAGGAACTGGTTGCCGAGACCTTCGCCCTTGCTTGCGCCGCGGACCAGACCGGCGATGTCGATAAAGTCGATGGTGGCGTACAGGGTCTTCTGGGGCTTGGCTATTTCGGTCAGCGTGTCGACGCGCTTGTCAGGCACAGGAACCGTGGCCTTGTTGGGCTCGATGGTGCAGAAGGGGTAGTTGGCGGATTCCGCGTTCTGCGCCTTGGTCAATGCGTTGAAAAGAGTGGACTTGCCCACGTTGGGCAGTCCTACGATGCCGATGCTCAATGCCATGATGATTCTCCGGAAAAAAGATGGGAACGCGGTGCGTCCGCGGGGCTAATACGTTTTTTTTGCGTGAAACACAAAGGAAATTTGCAGGCTGTGCCTTCCGTAGCTCAGGATACTGTTTCGCCGGGCGAGCCAGGCAGGCCGCGGGGAACACGTGGTGAGCTGGAGGAGCATGGCGGATAACCCCATGAAAAAGCCCCCGAAGCAAATTCGGGGGCTTGCCATTTCGTGATGTACGTCTGCTAGGGAACAACGCGCATGATGTATGCGGAATCCGGCAGCAGGTACTTGCGGGCTACGTTGCGCAGGTCTTCGGCTGTGAGCTTGTCTGCCTTTTCGATGGCCTCTTTGTTCATATCCAGCGGGAAGCCGGAAGCAGAAAGCGATGCGGCTTCGGAGCTGCGACTGCTCAGGCTCTGATGATCCCGGTAGTAGTCGCCCCGCAGCAGGTTCTTGCCGCGTGCAAGCTGTTCCGCAGGCAGCAGGTTTGTCTGCAGATCCTTGATAACGCGTTTGAACCCGTCCAGCGCCTGCTGTTCCTTCTCCGGTTCCGTTCCGATGTAGAAGACAAGCAGACCCGTGAGGTTGGACTGCCACGGGAAGGCAGTCACGGTATAGCCGAGCCCGTGTTTGTCGCGCAGATCGCTGAAGAGCAGCCCGCTCTGTCCGGCAAGTATGGCCTGCAGCAGGTCAAGGGCGGGGCCGTCTTCTGCACCGAGAGGAGCCGTTTTGAAGATCATGAGCAGGTGAGCCTGATTACGGTCTTTCAGCGTAAGCGTCTTTTCGCGTTCGGCGTTCCATTCCGGCTGAGCAGGTACTGCCTTTTCTGCAGCGGGAACGGGCAGGCTGTTCGCCAACTTGAGCATGGCTTCGCGATCGAAGTTGCCGCATACGGCCAGAGTCCACGGGCGGGCGACCTGCTCCTTCCAGAACGTGCTGATGCTTTCCGGGGTATAGGTGTTCAGGCTTTCGTCCGTACCGAGCTGGTAATAACCATAGGCATGGTTGCGGAACAGGAAGGGGAACATGTGGCGGAAGGCAAGCCCGAGGGGTTGGTCTTCACGTGACTTGATGGCCGCCTTCATGTTGGTGATTTCGCGGGTTACTTCTTCGGGAGCAAAGGCAGGCTCCTTGAGCACGTCGCGGAACAGGCCGAGCATGTCGTCACCGAAGCGCTCAGGGAACTTTGCCCGCAGTGTGAAGGTCTGTCTGCCGGAGCTTGCACCGATGTCTGAAGCCCTGTTGGACTGGAATTCCTCAATGGCCGTGGCATCAAGCTTTGCCGTTCCCTTGGTCAGGGTGCGGGCGGTAAGCTCGGCAAGGCCCTGCCGGTTAGCATCGACAAGGCTGTCACCACCCTGAAAGACAAGGTCCATGGAGATGTAGGGCAGGGTATTGTCAGGGATGAGCACCAACGTTCTGCCCTTGCCGAGATCAATGGTTTCAGTGCCGGCGGGATGCTGTTTGCTGTCAGCCTTCTTCACGGCAACGGCGCTTACAGGCCATATGGTACGGGTGGACTTTTCCAGCGTTGTGGCACTTACTTCGGCCTTTTCGGGCAGCAGCAGAACTGCATGCATCCGCTCGGGGCGGACGTAGGTGCGGATGGCGTCTTCAAGCTGGGCACGGCCGGTCTGGCGAAGGGTCTGGATATAGTTGGTTTCGCCCTGTTCGCCGCCGCTGAAGAATTGGAACATGCCCACCTTTGAGGCAAGGCCGGGCAGGGTTTCCTTGGTGCGGTACATGGAATCTTCAAGATTCAGGCGTGCGCGCTGCAGTTCTTCGTCCGTGAAGGCGTTCGCATCCAGAGAAGAAAACGTCTTCATGAGTTCCTGCCAGAACGTGTCCAGCTTGTCCGCGTCAAGGGAGGCAGAAAGGTACAGAAAGCCGACTCGCTCAAAGGCGTAGGCGCCCAGCGAAATGTCATCCACAAGCTGCTTTTCGTACTTGAAAGTCTTGTAGAGCGTGGAGGTGCGGTCACCGCCAAGAAGCTGTGCGAGCACTTCAAGGGCGGTTGCACGTGAGTCGTTGAAGCCGTGAATGGGCAGTGCAACGCTCATGTACACCTTGTTCCACTTGCCGTGTTCAACTCTGACAGTAGGGCCGTCAGTGAACTGGGTGATGTCGATGGACGCCGGGGGAACAAAGTCGCGGGTGTTGTTCAGCGAGCCGAACTGCTTCTGCGCTTCGTCAAGCACGGCCTTCTTGTCCACCTTGCCGCTCACGACCAGCAGCATGGACTGCGGCTGGTAATAGGTGGCAATGTAGTCCTTGATGTCCTGTCTGCTGAAACCGCTGACCGTTTCGCGGTAGCCTATGATGGGCCGCGCGTAAGGGGTATTGGGCAGGGTGTTGGCAGAGATGTGTTTGAAGAGAAGCTGGCCGGGATTGTCTTCGCCGCGCTCAAGCTCAGAAAGCACAACCTTCTTTTCAGATTCCAGTTCTTCGGGATCAACGGTGGCGTTAAACGCCATGTCCTTGAGAACGTCCATGCCGGTCTTCCAGTGGCTGACGGGAACATCGGCCAGATAGACAGTATAGTCGAAGCTGGTTGCCGCGTTTATGTAACCGCCGATGGCCTCGATATCACCCGCTGCGCCGCCTTTGGGGCGCTTGGCGGTTCCCTTGAACAC
This region of Desulfovibrio subterraneus genomic DNA includes:
- the gcvPA gene encoding aminomethyl-transferring glycine dehydrogenase subunit GcvPA, with product MPFVPHTQEDLKAMLDVIGVTTMEDLFADIPANMRPKSFDLPEGMSEMEVCSYFEELAGKNRTDLVSFLGAGFYDHHIPKAVDALISRGEFYTAYTPYQPESSQGTLQAIFEFQTAVCRLLDMDASNASVYDGGSAIFEAMMMAVRATKRNKIVVSEAVSPIYRTMLTSYTSNLNIEFVTVPHMDGMTDIEGLKAAIDDKCAAVVVQNPNFFGNVNDFTELFAHAHEKKALGVISVYPVMQSVLKTPGEMGADITVAEGQSLGQPLSFGGPYLGIMACTEKLVRQMPGRIVGRTEDLEGRTGYVLTLQAREQHIRRAKATSNICSNQALCALRALIHMCLLGPEGLIRTAELSMERTHYLADRLTAIPGVELLNDAPFGNEVAIRLPISAFEAVDKLVERGFVAGVPLGRYYKDMDDVLLVACTEKHTFEQVGILAEMLGGIL
- the gcvH gene encoding glycine cleavage system protein GcvH, which encodes MKTPENLLYSKSHEWADIDGDTAVIGITDYAQELLGDITFVELPAVGDTVEAGTEMGSIESVKAASELYAPVSGEVIAVNEALEDNPEKVNESAFEDGWLIKVRISDEPANLLSATEYAELAASEDH
- a CDS encoding response regulator, whose protein sequence is MKFLVIDDDFDSRRLVQKILHPYGYVEVAADGEEGVEAFRAALKDGEPYDVITLDIMMPNMDGQDALREIREVEKEMGIAGDKATKVIMISGLDDNKEVHDAFFLGDAISYIVKPIRKQTLLDEIQSLGVTLEKSAE
- the pgm gene encoding phosphoglucomutase (alpha-D-glucose-1,6-bisphosphate-dependent), which encodes MAIHPLAGKKCPPELLVNIPKLVSAYFTLQPDMQEPAQRVAFGTSGHRGSSLKCSFNEAHIAAITQAVCDYRRQNGISGPLFMGRDTHALSEPAHDTALEVLAANGVTVCIDAQDGYVPTPVISHAILSFNAAGGSLADGIVITPSHNPPADGGFKYNPPHGGPADTDATVWIERRANELLSTANRDVQRIPLSRARKADTTRSYDYISPYVRDLASILDMDAISKAGLKIGVDPLGGAGLAYWEPIAKRYKLDITVVNKETDPTFRFMPVDKDGKIRMDCSSPWAMSNLIHMSASYDIACGNDPDTDRHGIVTKTGLMNPNHYLAAAIQYLFTHRPNWRPDASIGKTLVSSSMIDRVGKELGRTVSEVPVGFKWFVSGLIDGSYGFGGEESAGASFLRKNGKVWSTDKDGIIMNLLACEILAVTGKDPQQQYTALTERHGTPIYERLEAPANPEQKKALKNLDPSAVRADTLAGNPITAKLTSAPANGAPIGGLKVVTEEGWFAARPSGTEDVYKIYTESFAGPEHLKTLQAEARQIVADAFAAAGA